The genomic region GAGCTTAGTTCCCGGGTTTTATGTCGGAATACGGAAATATTCCATACCCAATAAAAGATCTTGATAGCTTCACGTTATCCGAGGAGACAAGGCCAACTTATGATAAGTTAAATACGCAACAGGGGAAGGTAAACCTTCAACACAATAGCGCTGGGCAAATCAAGTCGGATAAAACACTGCCGAAACTGAGCAATTTGAAAGACAAATTCAAGATAAGGAATAATAAATATCTACGAAGTGCTTCTTCACcggagaaagaagaacgaGATAAACAGCAAAATACAATTGTTATAGTgactgatgatgaagaaccGGAGAAACAAACTGTGCAACAAGACATTTACCAGGAGTATATACCGAGCCGAATTCATACCACCGGGCGCGAAAGTTCCAAGCACAGGAAAATTAAGTTAACCAATCGAAGATCTGCCAATCCTCAGAGACAATCTGAATCAATAGGGACAATTGTTACTCAATCAACTCCAATTCCAGTATCAAGCAACATCGATCAACCTTCGATATTAAACACATTTAGTAGCAGTCTCAAATCTGTATTTGATTATGTGGATACTGTCATTGATGTAAGGTTCCCATTGCTGATATCATATCGAAGGCACGTAAAAATCATGTTAATTGTAATATTTATACTTCAGGTCAACTGGTATATCGAGCTACTCATCATTTTGATTGCAAGAAGTGTATATCAATGACctgtatatatatgtatgaaCTTTTTAAATTTAAAGGATGTGCTGATATGCGTACGATATGCACTGGTCGCAGTCCTTTTCAATGCTTTactttgtttctttttcaatctttaCATTAcagaaaatttttgattttcaaatataaaGATACTATGCGATGAGGTTcgatgagatgcgatgGTGTAGCTTCAACAGCTTCTGTTTAATATATCTATCCACACTACGACGGCTATAGTGACCAGGTTTATCACTCAATAGATCCATTGATACattttaaaagaaaaaaatgcGTCAAAAGAGAGCCAAGTCGTATAGAAAGCAGATGTTGGTTTACAACCACACTTTCAAGTTTAGACAACCCTATCAAGTCTTGGTAGACGATCAACTAGTTCTGGAGACTTTCAACtcatcttttgattttgtgAAGGGATTGCAAAGGACTTTGCAAGCTGAGGTAAAGCCTATGATTACTCAATGTTGTATGCAGTCATTATACCAAACGAATAATCAAGGAGCCATCGATGCAGGAAAACAGTTTGAAAGACGTCGTTGCAACCATGATCCAAAGGAGCCAAAGAGCGTACTAGAATGTCTCACGAGTGTTGTGGATGTGAATGGGAAGAATAAGCACAGATATGTGGTAGCGACACAGgatgttgaaattagaaGAAGGCTAAGGAAGATTCCTGGTGTTCCCTTGGTATACATGAACAGATCAGTGATGGTGATGGAGCCGTTAAGTAATGCCAGTGAGAAAGTGAGTCGAGAAGTGGAGGAACAGAAACTATACAAGGGTTTGAATGACCCCAAGTTTGCGGGTATTGCGCGTGACGAAAATGATGAGGCAGGTGCCGAGAATCAGGAGAATAAACcgaaaaaaagaaagggGCCTAAGGAACCTAATCCACTAAgtatgaagaagaagaaaacgacTGAGTCAACTggttcaatttcttcactGTCTGCTTCGTCTAACAACATATCTACCCCTACCGAAGCGGGCGATGTTTCCGGCACTTCtaagaacaaaagaagaagaaaacataAGAAATCTAACGATAAACCTAATGATTCGGCTGATTCAATACAATAAATTTTACACAGCCCAGAAACATAAACTCTTGTATCAACGAATGCTACGCAGCGCCTCTTCAAAAGTGCATATAGTATTCCTCTTGACTGGTTAACCGGCATATATAACAAAACTACAAAGATAGGTAAGGTGTTTAataatcacgtgatatttAAATCATTCGATACGGgtatttctttgttctttttcaatgtttaCAATATCGAATAATGGTAAACAAGACAAATTGCATGTCAGGTAAACAAAGAATAGCATAGTTCTACCGTGACAATTGAAACCCAAGAATACCCGCCTAAAGTATTCTAAAACCGCTATAGCATTGCGTAGTAATtgtattatttttttgaatttattaGAACGTGTTGTTGGTATAATAATAGGATCACGTTTGCGaatcattcttgaaataaacCATAATGTCTGCGACCAACGGGAGTCCTGAAGGcgatgaattgaatataacAGTAGCTGTTCGATGCCGTGGTCGTAACGAGAAAGAGATTAAAGCGAAAAGCTCTGTTGTTGTGAACTGTCCCGATGTTATTGGTGCTAATGAGGTTTCGATCAATACCTCCGGTGACATAGGAATCACTGCAAGaatgaattcaaaaacGTATACAGTGGATAAAGTATTCGGACCAAGTGCTGATCAAAGTCTGGtatttaaagaaattgcAGACCCAATGTTCCATGACTTCATCAAGGGATATAACTGTACGATGTTGGTTTACGGCATGACCTCAACAGGTAAGACATATACTATGACtggtgatgaaaaattgtacGATGGGGAATTGAGTGAAGCAGCAGGCATCATTCCAAGAGTCTTGTTCAAACTATTTGACACTTTAGAGGTGCAAGAAAGTGATTACATGGTAAAGTGCTCATTTATTGAGTTATAcaatgaagaattgaaggatCTTTTGGATGACGGCCAGGACTCCGGCGGTAATAACAGTAGAAAGTTAAGAATATACGATTCGCTTAACAGCAGTAACAATGTGACCA from Kluyveromyces lactis strain NRRL Y-1140 chromosome D complete sequence harbors:
- a CDS encoding uncharacterized protein (conserved hypothetical protein) — translated: MSEYGNIPYPIKDLDSFTLSEETRPTYDKLNTQQGKVNLQHNSAGQIKSDKTLPKLSNLKDKFKIRNNKYLRSASSPEKEERDKQQNTIVIVTDDEEPEKQTVQQDIYQEYIPSRIHTTGRESSKHRKIKLTNRRSANPQRQSESIGTIVTQSTPIPVSSNIDQPSILNTFSSSLKSVFDYVDTVIDVRFPLLISYRRHVKIMLIVIFILQVNWYIELLIILIARSVYQ
- the UTP23 gene encoding rRNA-binding ribosome biosynthesis protein UTP23 (similar to uniprot|Q12339 Saccharomyces cerevisiae YOR004W Protein required for cell viability); the encoded protein is MRQKRAKSYRKQMLVYNHTFKFRQPYQVLVDDQLVLETFNSSFDFVKGLQRTLQAEVKPMITQCCMQSLYQTNNQGAIDAGKQFERRRCNHDPKEPKSVLECLTSVVDVNGKNKHRYVVATQDVEIRRRLRKIPGVPLVYMNRSVMVMEPLSNASEKVSREVEEQKLYKGLNDPKFAGIARDENDEAGAENQENKPKKRKGPKEPNPLSMKKKKTTESTGSISSLSASSNNISTPTEAGDVSGTSKNKRRRKHKKSNDKPNDSADSIQ